CGCAGTTTTTCACCGGCGCGCAGCGGGATGACAGTCTGCTCGCCAAACGGCAGGCTGGCAGGGGCGGTCCACTCGTCGCGGACCAGGGTAATACGATCGGTGTTCACCGGCAGCCCATAGAAGCGTGGGCCGTGCAGGCTGGCGAAGCCTTCGAGCTTGTCCAGGGCGTTGCGCTGCTCGAACGCCTCGGCGTACATCTCGATGGCGGCGTAGGCGGTGTAGCAGCCGGCGCAACCGCAGGCCGCTTCCTTGGCGTGCTGGGCGTGGGGTGCCGAGTCGGTGCCGAGGAAAAACTTGGCGCTGCCGCTGGTGGCCGCGTCCAGCAAGGCTTCCTGATGGGTGTTGCGCTTGAGGATCGGCAGGCAATAGAAGTGTGGCCGGATCCCGCCCACCAACATGTGGTTGCGGTTGTACAGCAGGTGATGGGCGGTGATGGTTGCGCCAACGTTGGCCGGGGCCTCGTTGACGAACTGCACGGCATCGCCCGTGGTGATGTGCTCGAACACAACCTTGAGGGTCGGGAAACGCTCGACGACGCGGCGCATGTGCTCGTCGATGAAGATTTTCTCGCGGTCGAACACATCGACATCGCCCCGGGTCACTTCGCCGTGGATCAACAACGGCATGCCGACTTC
This genomic interval from Pseudomonas alvandae contains the following:
- the pyrC gene encoding dihydroorotase is translated as MSDRLTLLRPDDWHIHLRDGAVLTHTVADVARTFGRAIIMPNLVPPVRNAAEADGYRQRILAARPAGSRFEPLMVLYLTDRTQPEEIREAKASGFVHAAKLYPAGATTNSDSGVTSIDKIFPALEAMAEVGMPLLIHGEVTRGDVDVFDREKIFIDEHMRRVVERFPTLKVVFEHITTGDAVQFVNEAPANVGATITAHHLLYNRNHMLVGGIRPHFYCLPILKRNTHQEALLDAATSGSAKFFLGTDSAPHAQHAKEAACGCAGCYTAYAAIEMYAEAFEQRNALDKLEGFASLHGPRFYGLPVNTDRITLVRDEWTAPASLPFGEQTVIPLRAGEKLRWRLLEENA